One part of the Coffea eugenioides isolate CCC68of chromosome 10, Ceug_1.0, whole genome shotgun sequence genome encodes these proteins:
- the LOC113749630 gene encoding zinc finger CCCH domain-containing protein 55-like isoform X2, with protein MRERVVSPGFDGWGHRKHSNSSDDSLSRSRRYLEGGRNRSRDRGRNRSRSPSWSKGRDRSGVRSRTMSRSRSRSRNRNRNSARGQTRSRSPFHGHRHDLQGWNDSSGSGRSSQTCRNFATGNCRRGSQCRFLHPDRMDRDYLENDFVERSRSRPDRGHALAYGEGRGRQSWDKGSDSNHQEDDSFRSKSRGTICCKDFMRGKCKWGASCRFSHHVDSGDNNGKDTRIALFERDREHRTNESRKPLCKYFLAGKCNRDNCWFSHDGPIDSNHESRPRDAGGRQSLVDKNDQWKGATWDQVEPESKPVEGSRWSETVVPNRKIADAQLERRDNKWAHERSLRSPELKEKASEGNNYLSTQDWREDNGGDAGAIKSVVVESSYDRQEYPLISKGNLDLVYTGSHAPNITKEPSSQHLSEASLHAGLAEKSDILHRPTVAEDNIVNASSFDGLGQLKDNRNTNNPEFMPGQSLNQNVIGNLSLNRPLVSNDQRDNLFFPHPSNVRNVDLNGSGQGLSSTLIIQNHTGSHQKEAAKTPEIQDFGAPRSFYNNASNNQVPQNLLSPAAASPMHKFVAEQTQTHLHAALNHLTSTALVSALETAMQIQPNTDVRSPVQLDPLEDGRGKLGDVNQTSGEVPYSYEQKNGIPFEEFSPMSGDNPQFGNTLISNISNVQCHESPESKQQEAPAASEVKDNNTESVVECHKGQEDLHKENGDEHVKVGNGNNNKDDKDMRLFKNALVDFVKETLKPTWKEGRMSREVHKTIVKKVVDKVTSTMQDHIPKTQGKTDQYLSHSKPKITKLVQAYVERHLKTDS; from the exons GTATCTGGAAGGAGGTAGAAATAGGAGCAGAGACAGGGGCAGAAATAGAAGTCGCAGCCCGAGCTGGAGCAAGGGTAGGGATCGTAGTGGTGTTAGGAGCAGGACCATGAGCAGGAGTCGTAGCAGGAGCAGGAACAGGAACAGGAATAGTGCAAGGGGTCAGACCAGGAGTCGTAGCCCATTCCACGGGCATAGACATGACTTACAGGGGTGGAACGATAGCAGTGGGTCTGGAAGGTCATCTCAAACCTGTAGAAATTTTGCAACAGGGAATTGCAGGAGAGGAAGTCAATGCAGATTCCTTCATCCTGACAGAATGGATAGGGACTACTTAGAAAATGACTTTGTAGAACGATCAAGAAGTAGACCAGATCGTGGACATGCTTTGGCATATGGTGAAGGACGTGGGAGACAATCTTGGGATAAAGGTTCTGATTCAAACCATCAAGAGGATGATTCCTTTCGGAGTAAAAGCAGAGGAACAATATGTTGCAAGGATTTTATGAGAGGGAAATGCAAATGGGGAGCATCTTGCAGATTTTCCCACCATGTTGATTCTGGTGATAATAATGGTAAGGATACCAGAATTGCACTTTTTGAGCGTGATCGTGAGCACCGAACAAATGAAAGTAGGAAACCTCTATGCAAGTATTTCCTTGCAGGGAAATGTAATCGGGATAACTGTTGGTTTTCTCATGATGGTCCAATAGATAGCAACCATGAAAGCAGGCCACGTGATGCGGGTGGACGGCAGAGCTTGGTTGACAAGAATGATCAGTGGAAAGGTGCAACTTGGGATCAGGTGGAACCAGAATCGAAACCTGTTGAAGGCAGTAGGTGGAGTGAGACTGTTGTTCCCAATAGAAAAATTGCTGACGCTCAACTCGAGAGGAGGGACAATAAATGGGCTCATGAAAGAAGTTTGCGGAGTCCAGAATTGAAAGAGAAGGCTTCTGAGGGTAATAATTACCTTTCAACTCAAGATTGGAGGGAAGATAATGGTGGTGATGCGGGTGCTATCAAATCTGTGGTTGTAGAGAGTTCATATGACAGACAAGAATACCCTCTAATATCCAAAGGAAATCTTGATCTGGTGTACACAGGTTCTCATGCACCCAATATTACAAAAGAACCTTCTAGCCAGCATCTTTCTGAGGCAAGTTTGCATGCTGGACTAGCTGAGAAGTCTGATATACTGCATCGTCCAACTGTTGCTGAAGATAACATAGTCAATGCTTCCAGTTTTGACGGCCTTGGTCAGTTGAAAGACAACAGAAACACTAATAACCCAGAATTTATGCCTGGGCAAAGCCTCAATCAGAACGTCATTGGGAATTTGAGCTTAAATCGTCCCTTGGTTTCAAATGATCAAAGGGACAATTTGTTCTTTCCACATCCGTCGAATGTACGAAATGTTGACTTGAATGGTTCTGGTCAAGGCTTGTCCTCTACTTTAATCATACAAAACCATACTGGTAGTCATCAGAAAGAAGCTGCTAAAACACCAGAGATTCAAGACTTTGGAGCCCCGCGATCTTTCTACAATAATGCCTCCAATAACCAAGTCCCTCAAAATTTGTTAAGTCCGGCTGCAGCATCTCCTATGCACAAATTTGTTGCTGAACAAACACAAACTCATCTGCATGCTGCGTTGAACCACTTGACTTCTACAGCATTAGTGTCTGCTTTGGAAACTGCCATGCAAATTCAGCCTAATACTGATGTAAGATCTCCTGTTCAGTTAGATCCCTTGGAAGATGGCAGAGGTAAATTGGGCGATGTTAATCAAACCTCTGGTGAAGTTCCCTACTCATATGAACAGAAAAATGGGATACCTTTTGAAGAATTTTCTCCAATGTCTGGTGATAATCCACAATTTGGGAATACCCTCATCAGTAATATTTCTAATGTTCAATGTCATGAGAGTCCAGAATCAAAACAGCAGGAGGCACCTGCTGCTTCAGAAGTCAAGGATAACAATACAGAATCTGTTGTAGAATGCCACAAGGGGCAGGAAGATCTTCATAAAGAAAATGGGGACGAGCATGTTAAGGTTGGGAATGGGAACAATAACAAGGATGACAAGGACATGCGCTTATTCAAGAATGCCCTTGTAGATTTTGTTAAGGAGACTTTAAAGCCCACGTGGAAGGAAGGCCGGATGAGTAGAGAGGTTCACAAGACAATTGTGAAAAAGGTGGTTGATAAAGTGACAAGTACGATGCAAGATCACATCCCGAAAACACAAGGCAAAACTGATCAATACCTGTCTCATTCAAAACCCAAAATTACCAAGCTTGTACAG GCTTATGTGGAGCGACATCTCAAGACTGATTCTTGA
- the LOC113750791 gene encoding uncharacterized protein LOC113750791: MGKWILLRVGPVKILFLMVDRSAKVLKSLASVEPDYHRVTWQRGIDPASTLQFVTLRVGDYLDFINPEALPIAEVGQTDYAHCTWTDVKDDLPPDAVVPFKLTESRTYYFASDPFFCYKGLKFEAQVYPA, encoded by the exons ATGGGCAAGTGGATTCTTCTCAGAGTTGGACCGgtgaaaattctcttcttgatGGTGGATCGAAGTGCCAAAGTGCTAAAGAGTTTGGCTAGTGTTGAACCAG ATTATCACCGAGTTACATGGCAACGAGGAATTGATCCGGCCTCTACTCTTCAGTTTGTGACACTTCGCGTGGGTGATTACCTCG ATTTCATTAACCCAGAGGCACTCCCGATTGCGGAAGTTGGTCAAACAGATTATGCACATTGTACCTGGACGGATGTTAAAGATGATCTTCCACCTGACGCTGTTGTCCCTTTTAAGCTTACTGAATCTCGTACTTACTACTTCGCATCTGATCCTTTTTTCTGTTACAAAGGGTTGAAGTTTGAGGCCCAAGTTTATCCAGCATAA